From Thermomicrobiales bacterium, one genomic window encodes:
- a CDS encoding ABC transporter permease, translating into MVLRLIVRRLIFLVFVLFGLSLITFGLSRVIPGDPARLVAGPRSSAESVAKIRKQYGFDDPLPEQYVRYMRGILTLDLGDSTSTRRPVTDDLRQYLPATAELAFAAFVLSLIVGLPLGVLSAVRPNSIIDNIGRLVSISGLAMPSFWLALMLQFLFFSKLGWLPDGQRLPIGVDPPGQITSFYTVDALLHGDLHLFWLAAKHLFLPAVVLGYGSLAVVTRMVRGGMLEILGQDYIRTARAKGLAERAVIVRHALKNALLPTLTVVGLQIGILLSGAVLVEIVFSWPGLGRYAVTGVNQFDYNAIMGTTLLIAVVYVLVNLVVDVLYVVIDPRINFS; encoded by the coding sequence TTGGTACTCCGACTCATCGTTCGCCGTCTCATATTTCTCGTGTTCGTTCTGTTTGGGCTGTCGCTCATTACGTTCGGGCTGTCACGGGTCATTCCCGGCGACCCGGCGCGACTCGTCGCCGGGCCGCGCTCCAGCGCCGAATCGGTCGCGAAGATCCGCAAGCAGTACGGGTTCGACGACCCGCTCCCCGAGCAGTACGTACGCTACATGCGCGGAATCCTGACGCTTGATCTCGGCGACTCCACCAGCACGCGCCGCCCGGTCACCGACGACCTGCGCCAGTACCTGCCGGCCACCGCCGAGCTGGCGTTCGCCGCGTTCGTCCTGTCGCTAATCGTCGGGCTGCCACTTGGCGTTCTCTCTGCAGTCCGGCCAAACAGCATCATTGACAACATCGGTCGGCTCGTCTCGATCAGCGGTCTGGCGATGCCGTCGTTCTGGTTGGCGCTGATGCTCCAGTTCCTGTTCTTCAGCAAGCTCGGCTGGCTACCGGACGGTCAACGGCTGCCAATTGGAGTCGACCCGCCCGGCCAGATCACCAGCTTCTACACCGTCGATGCGCTGCTGCACGGCGATCTGCACCTCTTCTGGCTGGCGGCCAAGCACCTGTTCCTGCCGGCTGTTGTCCTGGGTTATGGATCGCTTGCGGTCGTGACGCGCATGGTCCGTGGCGGCATGCTGGAGATCCTGGGGCAGGACTACATCCGCACAGCCCGGGCGAAGGGACTGGCGGAACGCGCCGTTATCGTTCGCCACGCACTGAAGAACGCGCTGCTGCCGACACTGACGGTCGTCGGTCTTCAGATCGGCATCCTGCTCAGCGGCGCGGTGCTGGTGGAGATCGTCTTCTCCTGGCCGGGGCTCGGTCGCTACGCTGTGACCGGCGTAAACCAGTTCGACTACAACGCGATCATGGGGACGACGCTACTGATTGCGGTGGTGTATGTCCTCGTGAATCTCGTCGTCGATGTGCTGTATGTCGTCATCGATCCGAGGATCAATTTTTCATGA
- a CDS encoding RidA family protein: MHGIEFFGEPTEDEARPFSRATKAAGLVFVSGISAGIHGTATEEAAAALDNMKAVLEEAGTTMDHVIQVTFLITNSADYDEINREYKKHFPNGKPARHTARFGVPTQAKCGFACIALAGD; the protein is encoded by the coding sequence ATGCACGGAATCGAATTCTTTGGCGAGCCGACAGAGGATGAGGCGCGTCCGTTCTCACGGGCGACAAAGGCAGCCGGGCTGGTGTTCGTGTCGGGTATCTCCGCCGGCATCCACGGGACGGCAACCGAAGAGGCCGCCGCGGCGCTGGACAACATGAAGGCCGTGCTGGAGGAAGCCGGCACGACGATGGACCATGTCATCCAGGTCACATTCCTGATTACCAACTCCGCCGACTATGATGAGATCAATCGGGAGTACAAGAAGCATTTTCCGAACGGGAAGCCTGCCCGCCACACCGCACGCTTCGGTGTGCCGACTCAGGCAAAGTGCGGCTTTGCCTGCATCGCCCTCGCCGGCGACTAG
- a CDS encoding M48 family metallopeptidase, giving the protein MPEPTSIQVELSGRSVPITLRVSPRARRLRMRVLPGVGVEVVLPRGVSPDDALRFVRAESAWVLRQVDALAARPPLLQIREGAQIPYQGGTLVLVMSESRRIRRVGNSLHIPSGSDHAAIERWYRAQARRICTEQATVFAATLGVGFGRIAIKDTSTRWGSCSTKRNLNFSWRLLLAPPKVLRYVVAHEVAHLREMNHSPRFWAVVETLCPQYREHRRWLRTHGADLAAWPRVAQEHS; this is encoded by the coding sequence ATGCCTGAGCCAACCTCGATACAGGTCGAGCTGAGTGGCCGATCTGTGCCGATCACACTGCGCGTCAGTCCGCGCGCGCGGCGACTGCGCATGCGCGTGCTGCCTGGTGTCGGCGTTGAGGTCGTGCTGCCGCGCGGCGTCAGTCCGGACGACGCGCTCCGCTTTGTGCGCGCCGAATCTGCCTGGGTGCTGCGTCAGGTCGATGCATTAGCAGCACGCCCGCCCCTGCTCCAAATTCGCGAAGGTGCGCAGATACCGTATCAGGGCGGGACGCTCGTGCTTGTCATGAGCGAGAGCAGGCGCATTCGCCGTGTTGGCAATTCGCTGCACATCCCGTCTGGCAGCGATCACGCGGCGATCGAGCGCTGGTACCGCGCCCAGGCGCGGCGGATCTGCACCGAGCAGGCAACCGTCTTCGCGGCAACGCTGGGCGTCGGATTCGGGCGTATCGCCATCAAGGACACCAGCACACGCTGGGGTAGCTGCTCGACGAAGCGCAACCTCAACTTCTCGTGGCGTTTGCTGCTCGCGCCGCCCAAGGTGCTGCGCTACGTCGTCGCCCACGAAGTCGCCCACCTGCGCGAGATGAACCACTCGCCGCGATTCTGGGCCGTCGTCGAGACGCTCTGCCCGCAGTACCGGGAGCATCGCAGGTGGTTGCGGACGCACGGCGCTGATCTGGCAGCCTGGCCACGGGTGGCGCAAGAACACTCGTGA
- the guaA gene encoding glutamine-hydrolyzing GMP synthase, translating to MQAEATTSSATSSHATPTQVDSAIVIDFGSQTAQVIVRRVREANVYCELVPWDADASVLERLQPKGIILSGGPESVYAEGAPQLPEWVIDSGLPVLGICYGMQALAHALDGRVAASEHREFGPARVSRVADHPFFRDLPESFDVWMSHGDRIEEAPSGWQPLAQSPNSPMAAMGTETRVGVQFHPEVAHTPLGRMMIRNFLFDICGCTGNWSSGSFIESTIAGIRERVGEDRVLLALSGGVDSAVAAALIHRAIGDQLTPVFVNNGLLREGEPEMVQEVFGRHFGMNLVYVDATDRFLGRLKGVSDPEQKRKTIGDEFIRVFERAAVEQSGTRPFRYLAQGTLYPDVIESATPDNKSAHKIKTHHNVGGLPEDLAFDLIEPLRFLFKDEVREVGRALGLPRDIVERQPFPGPGLAVRLLGEITADDLTILRRADAIVRQEIEAAELDDDVWQYFAVLLPVQSTGVMGDYRTYAKVCAIRAVTSEDAMTADWARLPYDLLARMSSRIINEVNGINRVVYDISSKPPSTIEWE from the coding sequence ATGCAGGCTGAAGCCACCACCTCGTCGGCGACCAGTTCCCACGCTACGCCGACACAGGTCGATTCGGCGATCGTGATCGACTTTGGCAGTCAGACAGCACAGGTCATCGTTCGCCGCGTTCGTGAGGCAAACGTCTATTGCGAGCTCGTTCCCTGGGACGCCGACGCGTCGGTGCTGGAACGACTCCAGCCGAAGGGCATCATCCTCTCCGGCGGCCCCGAAAGCGTCTACGCCGAGGGCGCACCGCAGCTCCCGGAATGGGTGATCGACAGCGGCCTGCCGGTGCTGGGCATCTGCTACGGCATGCAGGCGTTGGCGCATGCGCTCGACGGCCGGGTTGCCGCGTCGGAGCATCGTGAGTTCGGGCCGGCGCGCGTCAGCCGCGTCGCCGATCATCCGTTCTTCCGCGACCTGCCGGAATCATTCGATGTCTGGATGAGTCACGGCGACCGGATCGAGGAGGCTCCGTCCGGATGGCAGCCGTTGGCTCAGAGCCCGAACTCGCCGATGGCGGCAATGGGCACTGAGACGCGGGTCGGCGTGCAGTTCCACCCCGAAGTCGCCCACACGCCGCTCGGACGGATGATGATCCGCAACTTCCTGTTCGACATCTGCGGTTGCACCGGCAACTGGTCGTCCGGCTCGTTCATCGAATCGACGATCGCCGGCATTCGCGAGCGAGTCGGCGAAGATCGCGTGCTGTTGGCGCTCTCCGGCGGTGTCGATTCTGCCGTCGCGGCTGCGCTGATCCACCGCGCTATCGGCGACCAGCTAACGCCCGTCTTCGTCAACAACGGCCTGTTGCGCGAGGGCGAGCCGGAGATGGTGCAGGAGGTCTTTGGCCGCCACTTCGGCATGAACCTCGTCTACGTCGATGCGACCGACCGCTTCCTCGGTCGGCTGAAGGGCGTGAGCGACCCGGAGCAGAAGCGCAAGACGATCGGCGACGAGTTCATCCGCGTCTTCGAGCGCGCCGCCGTCGAGCAGAGTGGAACGCGACCATTCCGCTATCTCGCGCAGGGCACGCTCTATCCCGACGTCATCGAGTCGGCCACGCCCGACAACAAGTCCGCCCACAAGATTAAGACGCATCACAACGTCGGCGGACTGCCCGAGGATCTGGCGTTCGACTTAATCGAGCCGCTGCGCTTCCTGTTCAAGGACGAGGTTCGCGAGGTCGGGCGTGCTTTGGGCCTGCCACGTGACATCGTCGAGCGACAGCCGTTCCCGGGGCCGGGGCTGGCTGTGCGGTTGCTCGGCGAGATCACCGCTGACGACCTCACGATTCTGCGGCGAGCCGATGCGATCGTCCGGCAGGAGATCGAAGCTGCCGAGCTGGATGATGACGTCTGGCAGTACTTCGCCGTCCTCCTGCCGGTGCAGTCGACCGGCGTGATGGGCGACTACCGCACCTACGCCAAGGTCTGCGCAATTCGGGCCGTGACGAGCGAAGACGCGATGACGGCCGACTGGGCACGCTTACCATACGATCTGTTGGCGCGGATGTCGTCGCGGATCATCAATGAGGTAAACGGCATCAATCGCGTTGTCTACGACATCTCCAGCAAGCCGCCGAGCACAATCGAGTGGGAATAG
- the purD gene encoding phosphoribosylamine--glycine ligase has translation MNVLVVGPGAREHALIWKLAQSDRVERLYAAPGNAGTHDLAENLPIPVSDIAGIVDAAKMHAIDLVVVGPEAPLADGLADALRAEGLAVFGPSAAGAQIESSKAWAKDLMVAEGVPTARAVTCDSLAAALTELEEIPGPVVIKADGLAAGKGVIVCTERDEAVAAVRAMLMEHSLGAAGARVLIEECLIGPEVSLLALTDGTTIVPLVPACDYKRAFDGDDGPNTGGMGAYTPTSLVPPEVVDELVETIIAPVVRGMAARGIEYRGVLYAGLMMTPDGPQVIEFNCRFGDPETQVILPMLDADFADLCLATAEGRLGDIAPPRWHPGACVGVVLAAGGYPGAYASGRPIRGLDALPDGGVVFHAGTSSRDGDTVTAGGRVLTAVARGKDMAAARERAYAVAAAINFDDAFYRHDIAAREVAGD, from the coding sequence ATGAATGTCCTGGTCGTCGGACCCGGCGCGCGTGAGCATGCGCTGATCTGGAAACTGGCTCAGAGCGACCGCGTCGAACGCCTCTACGCCGCGCCCGGCAATGCCGGTACGCACGATCTCGCAGAGAATCTGCCGATTCCCGTCAGCGACATCGCCGGGATCGTCGACGCTGCGAAGATGCACGCGATTGATCTCGTCGTCGTTGGGCCGGAAGCGCCGCTGGCCGACGGACTGGCTGACGCTCTGCGTGCTGAAGGGCTGGCTGTGTTTGGCCCCTCGGCGGCGGGTGCGCAGATCGAGAGCAGCAAGGCATGGGCGAAGGATCTCATGGTCGCCGAGGGCGTGCCGACGGCCCGCGCCGTCACCTGCGATTCGCTGGCGGCTGCGCTGACTGAGCTGGAGGAGATTCCCGGTCCGGTCGTCATCAAGGCGGACGGACTGGCTGCCGGGAAGGGCGTCATCGTCTGTACCGAACGCGACGAAGCAGTCGCCGCGGTGCGCGCGATGCTGATGGAGCACAGCCTCGGCGCGGCCGGCGCGCGTGTGCTGATCGAGGAGTGCCTGATCGGTCCCGAAGTCTCGCTGCTGGCGCTGACCGATGGAACGACGATCGTGCCGCTCGTTCCGGCCTGCGACTACAAGCGCGCGTTCGATGGTGACGACGGCCCGAACACCGGCGGCATGGGTGCCTACACGCCGACGTCGCTCGTCCCACCGGAGGTGGTCGACGAGTTGGTCGAGACGATCATCGCGCCGGTCGTGCGCGGCATGGCCGCCCGCGGCATCGAGTATCGCGGCGTCCTCTACGCCGGCCTGATGATGACACCCGACGGACCGCAGGTGATCGAGTTCAACTGCCGCTTCGGCGACCCCGAGACGCAGGTGATCCTGCCGATGCTGGACGCCGACTTCGCCGATCTGTGCCTGGCGACGGCCGAGGGCCGCCTCGGCGACATCGCGCCGCCACGCTGGCACCCCGGTGCCTGCGTCGGGGTCGTCCTCGCAGCCGGTGGCTACCCTGGCGCGTACGCGAGCGGACGACCGATTCGCGGACTGGATGCGCTGCCGGACGGTGGCGTCGTTTTCCACGCCGGTACGTCGAGCCGCGATGGCGACACGGTCACAGCCGGTGGCCGGGTGCTGACTGCCGTTGCACGCGGCAAGGATATGGCGGCGGCCCGCGAGCGCGCCTACGCCGTCGCCGCCGCGATCAACTTCGACGACGCCTTCTATCGTCATGACATCGCTGCGCGCGAGGTTGCGGGGGACTAG
- a CDS encoding NUDIX hydrolase gives MTEKRISSELAFDGKLIRVRVDRVELPSGRIGSREVVEHPGAVAILPVRDDGRMVLVRQFRYAIGRSLLEVPAGTCEPNEDPLTTAVRELHEEVGLQADSVEPLVRFLVSPGWCNEELIAYRATGLHEIGATPEEDEEIEIVEVTPDEVPALIASGEIADAKTITSIYAHLRG, from the coding sequence ATGACCGAAAAGCGTATTTCGTCTGAATTGGCGTTCGATGGCAAGCTCATCCGCGTGCGTGTCGACCGCGTCGAACTCCCCTCCGGCCGCATCGGGTCGCGCGAAGTCGTCGAGCATCCCGGCGCGGTTGCGATTCTACCGGTCCGCGATGACGGGCGCATGGTGCTGGTGCGTCAGTTTCGCTACGCCATTGGGCGATCGCTGCTGGAGGTACCGGCCGGTACGTGCGAGCCAAACGAGGACCCGCTGACGACCGCCGTACGCGAGCTGCACGAGGAAGTCGGGCTACAGGCGGACAGTGTCGAGCCGCTGGTGCGCTTTCTGGTCAGCCCCGGCTGGTGCAATGAAGAGCTGATTGCCTATCGAGCGACAGGTTTGCACGAGATCGGCGCGACTCCTGAAGAAGATGAAGAGATTGAGATCGTGGAAGTCACGCCTGACGAAGTCCCGGCGCTGATCGCCTCGGGTGAAATCGCCGACGCCAAGACGATTACGTCAATCTACGCACACCTGCGCGGCTAG
- a CDS encoding VanW family protein, which translates to MSVVEDQQRAGLSWRLRLAQERQTAAARDEKTGQRARHTIQALLILAIPALLLLVSGVLAGLPARGSEIERGVHVGGAALPNGDRSAVMAELDTRFAAFLEQPVTFRLDDRTIETTPADLGVTFDTAATYERVLNVGRGNVVSAGAERLAAHTWGVDVAPIYRYDSTKLASVLSSLGEGRVTAPVNATFLIQGSSLIVSPSADGTGINSRDVERQLRSAITGLAAGDINASVITVKPTTTTAALESITDEAVRALSSTFYLSDGGEYWQITPQALASAIGVRDGHLALNPLVMDPMLDTLAPSINHDSKDAEILLREDGVFYINDEVPSRALDLRASRLAIQQALASDTHTAALVVNEEQPAITTATLDPLLARANDIVSRGMVVTWPDGEQGLDAHAFADTLRIDPVAQSVTVDDDAMFKVIEPIARSVSRPATGYRWKDNTIVAPEGALPGRTVDIASSVRAVTRNTLGGEGRTALVVDEQQDPASGDSAIVINEVLGSASTYYGSSSYNRLTNVEVAAAALDGALVAPGGTFSFNNAIGGTATLDDGYQVGFGIVAGENGVPRTVPSVAGGICQVSTTVFQSAFWAGMPIGTRNWHLYWIPNYGNGPGGLTGLDATVDPDYGLDFTFYNPTDSWLAIRAVADGEWLTVELWGTAQGWQVEVDDPVISNVVRADPTMVYQPSDQLGSGEQIYVEHAEDGFNAAIHRVVKDQDGNVIDDTTFNSYYQPSRNVTLVGPSVTIPSPDTSTPEVEDTPPVVEEPVVEDEEETTPDVEEPVAPETTVEAVPTESSYDDGSEVPAPVE; encoded by the coding sequence GTGAGTGTCGTAGAAGATCAGCAGCGTGCCGGTCTGTCGTGGCGTTTGCGGCTGGCGCAGGAGCGCCAAACCGCAGCGGCGCGCGATGAAAAGACCGGGCAACGAGCTCGCCACACCATACAGGCATTGTTGATTCTCGCTATTCCGGCGTTGTTGCTGCTGGTCAGCGGCGTGCTTGCCGGCCTCCCCGCTCGCGGAAGCGAAATCGAACGTGGCGTCCATGTTGGTGGCGCAGCGCTGCCCAATGGCGACCGCAGTGCGGTGATGGCCGAGCTGGACACACGCTTCGCCGCCTTTCTCGAACAGCCAGTCACCTTCCGCCTGGACGATCGCACGATTGAGACGACTCCCGCCGATCTGGGCGTGACCTTCGATACCGCGGCTACCTACGAACGCGTGCTGAATGTCGGACGCGGCAACGTGGTGAGCGCAGGAGCTGAGCGTCTGGCGGCACACACCTGGGGCGTCGACGTTGCGCCAATCTATCGTTACGACTCCACCAAGCTCGCCAGCGTGCTTTCCAGCCTCGGCGAGGGTCGGGTCACCGCGCCGGTGAACGCCACCTTCTTAATCCAGGGTAGTTCGCTGATTGTCAGCCCCTCTGCCGATGGAACCGGCATCAATTCGCGCGACGTTGAGCGCCAGTTGCGCAGCGCGATCACGGGCCTCGCCGCCGGCGACATCAACGCAAGTGTCATCACCGTCAAGCCAACAACGACGACCGCCGCGCTGGAGTCGATTACCGATGAAGCGGTGCGGGCGCTGAGCAGCACGTTCTACCTGTCCGATGGCGGCGAGTACTGGCAGATTACTCCGCAGGCGCTCGCCTCGGCGATCGGTGTTCGCGACGGTCATCTGGCGCTGAACCCGCTGGTGATGGACCCGATGCTTGACACGCTGGCTCCGTCGATCAACCACGACTCGAAGGACGCCGAGATCCTGCTGCGGGAGGACGGCGTCTTCTATATCAATGACGAAGTGCCATCTCGCGCACTCGACTTGCGCGCCAGCCGCCTCGCGATTCAGCAGGCGCTGGCCTCCGACACTCACACGGCGGCGCTGGTCGTCAACGAAGAGCAACCCGCCATCACCACCGCGACGCTCGATCCACTGCTGGCGCGAGCAAACGACATCGTGTCGCGCGGCATGGTCGTGACCTGGCCGGACGGCGAGCAGGGCCTCGATGCCCACGCGTTCGCCGATACGCTGCGCATCGACCCCGTCGCGCAATCGGTGACGGTCGATGACGATGCAATGTTCAAAGTCATTGAGCCGATCGCGCGCTCGGTGAGTCGACCCGCTACCGGCTATCGTTGGAAGGACAACACGATTGTCGCGCCCGAAGGCGCGCTCCCTGGCCGGACAGTTGATATCGCCTCCAGCGTTCGCGCCGTGACGCGTAACACACTCGGCGGCGAGGGCCGTACGGCACTGGTCGTCGACGAGCAGCAGGATCCGGCCTCGGGCGATTCTGCCATCGTCATCAACGAAGTCCTCGGGTCGGCGTCGACCTACTATGGCAGTTCCAGTTACAACCGCCTGACGAATGTTGAGGTCGCAGCGGCGGCACTGGACGGCGCGCTGGTTGCGCCGGGCGGTACGTTCAGCTTTAACAACGCCATCGGCGGCACCGCGACACTCGATGACGGCTATCAGGTCGGCTTCGGCATCGTCGCCGGTGAGAATGGCGTGCCGCGCACGGTACCGTCTGTCGCCGGTGGCATCTGCCAGGTGTCGACGACGGTGTTCCAGTCCGCATTCTGGGCCGGCATGCCGATCGGCACACGCAACTGGCACCTCTACTGGATTCCGAACTATGGCAACGGCCCCGGTGGCCTGACCGGCCTCGATGCGACCGTCGATCCGGACTATGGACTCGACTTCACCTTCTACAACCCGACCGATAGCTGGCTGGCGATTCGGGCGGTGGCCGATGGTGAGTGGCTGACGGTCGAGCTGTGGGGCACCGCGCAGGGCTGGCAGGTCGAGGTTGACGACCCGGTCATATCGAACGTCGTCCGCGCTGACCCGACGATGGTCTACCAGCCGAGCGATCAGCTGGGTTCGGGTGAGCAGATCTACGTCGAGCACGCCGAAGACGGCTTCAACGCCGCCATCCATCGCGTCGTCAAGGATCAGGACGGCAACGTCATCGACGACACAACGTTCAATAGCTACTACCAGCCGTCGCGCAACGTGACGCTGGTTGGGCCGTCGGTCACGATCCCTTCGCCGGACACCTCAACACCTGAGGTTGAGGACACGCCGCCGGTCGTTGAGGAGCCGGTGGTCGAGGACGAGGAAGAGACCACGCCGGACGTCGAAGAGCCGGTCGCCCCGGAGACGACCGTTGAGGCCGTCCCAACCGAATCGTCCTATGACGATGGCAGCGAGGTTCCGGCCCCGGTCGAGTAG
- a CDS encoding ubiquinone/menaquinone biosynthesis methyltransferase: MSSTQSGAHLPPPEQKAAYVRSMFARIAGRYDLLNDLMTAGRHRYWKRVTARAANPTGAIALDLGSGTGDIAFALQRLGATEVVAADFVPEMLAGAEARAEREGITNMRFAVADALALPFADESFDCVTSGFLVRNVVDQERAFSEMLRVLVPGGRVVCLEAARRDGVIGRVLSAGFGVVARILGQVVAGDRDAYSYLPESAAAFASPKELAATMRRAGFTDIQYRTFGLGLIAIHRARRPA, translated from the coding sequence ATGTCTTCCACGCAATCCGGAGCACACCTGCCGCCGCCCGAGCAAAAGGCCGCCTACGTGCGCTCGATGTTCGCACGCATCGCCGGGCGCTACGACCTGCTGAACGACCTGATGACGGCCGGTCGGCACCGCTACTGGAAGCGCGTGACGGCGCGTGCGGCCAACCCAACTGGCGCGATCGCGCTCGACCTCGGGTCGGGCACCGGCGACATCGCCTTCGCGCTGCAGCGGCTCGGCGCGACCGAAGTCGTCGCCGCCGACTTCGTCCCGGAGATGCTGGCCGGTGCCGAGGCGCGCGCCGAGCGCGAGGGCATCACGAACATGCGCTTCGCGGTGGCCGATGCGCTGGCGCTGCCGTTCGCCGACGAGTCGTTCGACTGCGTCACTAGCGGCTTCCTCGTGCGCAACGTGGTTGATCAGGAGCGGGCGTTCAGCGAGATGCTGCGGGTGCTGGTTCCGGGCGGGCGAGTCGTTTGCCTGGAGGCGGCGCGACGCGATGGCGTCATCGGGCGCGTCCTCAGCGCCGGATTCGGCGTTGTCGCGCGCATCCTCGGACAGGTGGTCGCCGGGGATCGCGACGCCTATTCGTACCTGCCGGAGTCTGCGGCGGCGTTCGCCAGCCCGAAGGAGCTGGCGGCGACGATGCGTCGGGCCGGATTCACCGACATCCAGTACCGCACCTTCGGCCTTGGCCTGATCGCGATCCACCGCGCGCGCCGCCCGGCCTGA
- a CDS encoding 1,4-dihydroxy-2-naphthoate polyprenyltransferase encodes MRQHIANWFPLIRPFTLTAGAVPVLVGAALAAWDGTFYADRFAAMLICSILIQAATNMLNEYEDYHRGLDTHESVGNSGSIVFGHLTDRAVLRGALVTLALALLCGLYLVVTVTPWLLAVGAVSVLGAFLYSGGPKAVAWTPFGEAQVFVLMGLLLVGLGYYVHMETITAQVIVAALPVSFLVAAILLGNNIRDMVGDAAKGRRTLVIVAGRRVGIGVLAALLGGAYVVIVTAAFAGVVPWTALLALLSLPLAPGIIRRFQTTTVPAALHPAVKGIARLHLVLGCLYAVGIALATIG; translated from the coding sequence GTGCGTCAACACATCGCCAACTGGTTTCCGCTGATTCGCCCGTTCACGCTGACGGCCGGCGCTGTGCCGGTGCTGGTTGGCGCGGCGCTGGCGGCCTGGGACGGCACATTCTACGCCGATCGATTCGCGGCGATGCTCATTTGCTCGATCCTGATTCAGGCGGCGACGAACATGCTCAATGAGTATGAGGACTACCATCGTGGCCTCGATACGCACGAATCGGTCGGCAACTCCGGCAGCATCGTGTTTGGCCATCTGACCGACCGCGCTGTGTTGCGCGGCGCGCTGGTTACGCTCGCGCTGGCGCTGCTCTGTGGGCTATATCTCGTCGTCACCGTGACGCCGTGGTTGCTGGCTGTCGGCGCGGTGTCGGTGCTGGGCGCGTTCCTCTACTCCGGTGGACCAAAGGCGGTCGCCTGGACGCCGTTCGGTGAGGCGCAGGTGTTTGTGCTGATGGGGCTGCTGCTCGTCGGACTTGGCTATTATGTCCACATGGAGACGATTACTGCGCAGGTCATTGTTGCGGCCCTGCCGGTGTCGTTCCTCGTCGCCGCGATCCTGCTGGGTAACAACATCCGCGACATGGTCGGTGATGCGGCGAAGGGCCGCCGTACGCTCGTCATCGTCGCCGGTCGGCGTGTTGGCATCGGCGTACTGGCGGCGTTGCTGGGCGGGGCGTACGTTGTGATCGTTACGGCGGCGTTCGCCGGCGTCGTGCCGTGGACTGCGTTGCTGGCGCTGCTCTCCCTGCCACTCGCGCCCGGCATCATCCGGCGTTTTCAGACGACGACGGTGCCGGCCGCATTGCACCCCGCTGTGAAAGGCATCGCCCGTCTGCACCTGGTCCTCGGCTGCCTCTACGCGGTCGGGATCGCACTGGCGACCATCGGCTGA
- a CDS encoding class I SAM-dependent methyltransferase has product MASEILREQQDYYNKRSSEYDEWWLRQGRYDRGEDENTVWFGEQAEVREAFAALPWAGDVVELAGGTGIWTLWLAPRVRHITVLDGSLEMIAINSARLEAEGHTGRVSYRQVDLFNWHPERQYDGLFVGYFLSHVPEAMFDEFLGKLAAALKPGGYFAMIDGRRDERSSSPDQPPPPPETEVMTRRLNSGETFQIIKRYDEPEPFTTALDQVGIDADVRTTATHFIYATGRKR; this is encoded by the coding sequence ATGGCGAGCGAGATCCTGCGCGAACAGCAGGACTATTACAACAAACGGTCGAGTGAATACGACGAGTGGTGGCTGCGGCAGGGGCGCTACGACCGCGGCGAGGATGAAAACACCGTCTGGTTCGGCGAACAGGCGGAGGTTCGCGAGGCGTTCGCCGCACTGCCGTGGGCGGGCGATGTCGTCGAGCTGGCCGGCGGCACCGGCATCTGGACGCTCTGGCTCGCCCCGCGCGTTCGCCACATCACCGTGCTGGACGGCTCGCTGGAGATGATCGCGATCAATTCGGCGCGGCTGGAAGCGGAGGGTCACACTGGCCGCGTGTCGTATCGCCAGGTTGATTTGTTCAACTGGCACCCGGAGCGCCAATACGACGGCCTGTTCGTCGGCTACTTCCTCTCGCACGTCCCGGAAGCGATGTTCGACGAGTTCCTGGGCAAGCTCGCCGCAGCGCTGAAGCCGGGCGGCTACTTTGCGATGATTGACGGACGTCGAGACGAGCGCTCATCGTCGCCGGACCAGCCACCGCCGCCCCCGGAGACGGAGGTGATGACGCGCCGCCTGAACAGCGGCGAGACCTTCCAGATCATCAAACGCTACGACGAGCCGGAACCGTTCACCACAGCGCTGGATCAGGTCGGCATCGACGCCGATGTGCGCACGACCGCGACGCACTTCATCTATGCCACCGGTCGCAAGCGCTAG